tgataggctggtgcctggggaatcccctcctaccctcctgtgatttgttaaaggttcaaaggttgacacccctgttaccacccccgtgttccctggttggctgacccgttgtcagccctcccccgtttataagtggctgtcaggctttgatctgggctctttTGGGCAGGGAGACAGAGAGTGCCAAGCCAtgtgcccctctccctgcaataaacaccgTTATACCCTGCCTAAaggagtctgcctttcattcagctgccgcggttgctaTTTTGTCATCGTGCCCGTTGCTGGTGACGGGGGAATCAAGTCCCCACCGgaaggaggtggctcgcccagCCTGCCGCCCCGATCTTACCACactgccgcagtgagacacactgagctagcctgtggctgcactggtcagcgcgaactggacactgcgacactcTTCTATCAAAATAGCTGCAGCAGCGACTGCCTGGAGGCAAGCTGACCATCCCCTGGCCACTGGAACTAGTAGTTTTGATACAAATGCCACAGCTTTTCAGTATCCCccccattcttgggttaaaactccatatgctatcCCTTCctcggtgtttacaaacaaatcaaactcctttttaagatctggtaagcttaaaactggtgctgaggataatttctcttttagatcttgtagcGGCTTCTCatcactctctgtccaattcattggtttctggtctattaatttatcataaagaaatttcactccttgagtgtacttatctatccagtgcttgcagtattTGAACAGGCTTAGAAGTTTCCTtatgtgtcaccgagacacacaaagcaatcacacgcagacaagagattttcgcagaggttcttctgatccagctcccagcttaaagagcggagagaagaagtttatttttttactttttatacatttgtgggtctagcagaagattggctttttggggtttccatccctcagcctcagtggccagacaaattgtcagttacaattgttttcaggttagaaatatgcaaacaaaggacagagaatgaaaaacaaaggatttgtttatatgacttctgtgggaaaggtagaaaactgctccaatattctacagtaactaaaagatctgactccatttatgaaaatcaaaaggctaataaagaaactcagaaaaaccagggtaacacttatgtctctcttagtttttggaggtgatatagatattattcctgaaattcttgcagggcttaaccttttactcccTTTTCCAAGTATGTGTTCTAAATAACTGACCTCAGTTTCcacaaactgtagtttactttgagatacttttaaccccttttctccaaaaaagtttaaaagttgtaTACTTAcatctttaacttctttctccGTCTCCTTTCTTCTTGGTTTGGGTCTCACCCTGGGTAATCTCCAGGTGGCCCCaacctcttttccctttcccagattctgatacttgctgttctgatcactcgtatttcctcaggggagaacaagatgtttaatatagaatttaactctccccatgtataaacattgggtccaaggaattggtctacctgtgtggcaatacctatgggatcttcaactaaatttcctagctctttcttaaatcctcttacttcagaggctgttaatggggcatttacaaatcctactcatccaatcactcctcccataggcacttccctgaggggaaaatgTCTTCctggctttaaggcttttgaccTGGTGTTACAATAGGGTCCTTCTCTTACATTATCAACTGATAGCACTGTCTGGGTGAGGGATTCCTGGGGgtttccaggagaatgggatgactcatgggagtctgtaggggttttggttaactcccaattagggggtggcaggggaattGCTGTAGGTGCTGGGGAAGTAGTAAaatctgtaggaggagaagcagaggatggtaCTGTAGGAGGAAGGGGGACTAGGGAAGAGGTTatgttttgggaaactgaaggggttataacaggggctaaagaactttgattattggaaggaggtggcaaaggggctgATGGGAGAGTAGGGGGAGAAGATACTAAGGATTGAGGAGGAGAGGTGTTAAAGAGGTTTGAGTTTGACTCGGGGAAATTagtaggggaactgggacaggattttgagggacttggggcacttctgggtaaattggaggGGGTAAATTGTCTAGAGAGTCCCATCTTTGATTAGTTTctattctttcctctttctcttcctttctttcacgcttttctttttcttttaatttgcagacttttatattctctctaCTTGTAgctctcttttgccaacaagcagcataggctaACTGATTTACgtctggatcttcctgagttcttaggtactgatttaactgatagcacatccactcatcatgtgttccaaaccatggccactctcctggtagttttaattttggccagacttctgtgcaataaaacaccattttaatcTGATCTAGTCCTTTCATGGCCTCTAGagaatcccatttagctaaaagttgtcctaagggactaccaggtggaatactcttcattttgttattttccttttgggatttcttcttcttactagtacattgtcccattttccttagaatgaaaattaaaaattcaaaggtgccctctactgaCGGAGAACACAGGTTTTTTTAAGCgaaaaaattcttcagcttttctcacTCTACTTCAAATCTCTTGACTTAATTCCTGAACACttcaacataaaacttctaaactttatgcttttctactctttcctacacttttgctttcagttaggaacaaactctctctctttctactcactttccCCAACCTTCCTCACTTTCTTGGACACTCACACTTTACTtacaccaggggctcagactctcttctgacccctttgaggtgagtcctaatgatctcacctcctatgtacccccgcaccttgcctcacccctgagactctggacacgctttgcggTGCACAacagggtccctagtactggcatccccttccgggcctcagggccttcccacgcCTTAGCCCTCGCCAggccggacaccttcagtccgaaccccggactagactgccctgtcactagtaccattcccctcttcactttttgaaacggaggtaagaggtcaagactccgcacgggttacctgggggggtatcccttccttgtttccaaggatcaacccAAGCAGGGCCCgactcctttgccttccaccaggactggcttggctacttctccccagcgaagcagcctcggcaagagggatgagtgtgtgCGTGCAGGATGCCCGCtttgcctccaagctgactccccaccccggtgtcctcAGGCTATGGGTTTAtggcctcctccctgagaccgcggcagcacaccctctccggtgcgtctggctcagtcctgggaagcagggactctcatgagctctcggcacccgcagtgtctggggacaccccgtcAACCCTGGTGCGGTTTTCCTGCCCCTCCAGGGACTCTAACCCCTCCTAGGCTACTCTAGCCTTTAAGGGGggggggacctgcccctaaTACACGCCACTCAtactctgttttcccctgcatgCCCAGGGGAGGGGCtctttctgcccctaaggagacACCTCACGCACTAGTTTCTTttgcttcccccttttcctggccggCTCCCACGCGGGGGTCCGAAACCGCAGTaccgaggggtccacactcagttCCAGGGGTCCGAGCTGCCAGCCCCCGACTCTCACACTCCCACTCGCACGTCTCCTTTACCCGCCGCCggaatgctcaccctccggCGCTCCTCGTTGTTGctggtcccaggctgctcccgcttgGCCAGCTGTCCCGGAGGTCCAAAGAGCGAGCGGCCGTCCCGTCTTCGGTCCCTCTTCAGGCGTGGCCAGATCCCGTGGACGAGCCcccaaaattgttctggaaaaaaaagggagcgagagtcagagacttgctctttttgtatgtttctttattatcaagcttggccttgggggagagcttgcttgcttcCTTGGCAAcacggaggaggaggtacacacagcttcgctccacagcaaagctggggactcccacacccctcgtgggctttttccccttgccggggagtccgtttcgcttcGCTGATCAGaggtcatccagcgatgggggactcctcctccggtcacggcgactaaataaaactgcttcggCGGACACCCGTACCtcttgcactagtctaaagtgcgactacagtcctggattttactttggttctctgctttttagagtctcttgttgagtcgttcccagaattccagtgttctttttatatgcatattcagacactatctggcaaatgggagcagagatacaggtaataaggtgaattcttaattaacaaacaagtaaataaggtgataaatcaatattaaaacaggaataaggcaaattctttatacagaactagcattaacaatcttaatggaattacttaacaattaagtaactaaaacatagattatttgaatagaacttatttataacaacgACACAAGATTTTACTGGCAAAATACAGACAACAAAGGAACATTGTCAAAAGGTTTAATCCAACATAAAATTCTGCATAAAACTCTTATCATAGTATTAACTTCATTAACTTAGACAATTTATTCTAAAAACCTTGAACCCTTAAGATGTTAAGTTAcccaaaaatattccaggaatgTAGAAGAAGAAGTAGAgaacaagagaaagaagagctcTAGGAACACACACATATAGGTACCAGCTGCTCGGGTTCCAGTGTTTCtcacagaaaaaccccaagaaaaggCAGGATCCAGACCATGGGCTGACCTCAAACTCCAGCTTTTAACCCCCTGGGCCTTCATGGGCCCGCCCCTTGGGTGGGACTTCTGCCGGTTGCCCAATCAGAGTCAGGGTTGGCAGCAGCTGTTGTGTGTGTGATTGACAGCTGAGCCAAGGAGGGTTGGCACTGCCTGTTGTGTGATTGACTGACAGTTTGGCCAATCAGAGGTGCATTAGCACCATCTTCTGTGTGATTGACTGACAGCCTGGCCAATCAGAGCAGTGTTAGCACCACCCATTGTGTGATTGACTGGCAGCCTGGCCAATCAGAAGTGTGTTAGCAACATCTGTGTGATTGACAGCTTGGCCAATCAGTGCTGGGttagcacagcccctgctgtgtgatggacagctctgcagggctgggactggggGCGGGGCTCTGTCCCACCACAAACCAAGGCCTGACCCAGCCCTGACCCCACACGGGCATTCCAAACATACCAAGGTGTCCCGGGACATTGATCTCATCCAGCCTCTGACAGCGACCACAGTGACActacagaacctcatggaaccatgGGTCAGTTGTGACAATGAGGGTCCAAGGACTCCATGGTGACACTACGGAACCTCATGGgaccaaggggccattgtgacactgtggtgCCTCATGGAATCAAGGAGATCATTGTGAAACTCAGGGGCCCCAAGGAACCAAGGGTCCGTGGTGACCTGGTGGAGCCTCTAGTGTCATGGAGGAGCCACTGTGACACAGCAAGGGCAGATGGAGCcgaggggccattgtgacactccAGAAGCAAAAAGGGAACATTGTGACACTCCAGGGTCTCATGGAACCAAGGaaaccattgtgacactgtggggtCCCAGGAAACCAAGGGAACATGGAACAGGTCTGGCTGGGCCTCCTGGGGACCACCTGACAGGTCTGGCTGACCTTTGCATGTCAAAGGCTGCTTCTCATCTGTCCCTGGAGCACTGGGGCTCTGGGCTTTCCTTCCTATAGGGGGGAACTGTCCTTCTCCGCCAGGGACCTGTGGCCAAAACTGGGATTTCTCCTCCAAATTTCCTTCGATGCAAAGATTGTTCCCAGGTGAAATCTGCCAGGAGAGACAGATCTGGCTGCCCTGGCCACCCGGGCCCACCTCTCATCTGCCTTTGAGACACTGGGAccatgtgcttttctttcttatggGAAAACCCATCCATCTCAACCAGGCACCCATGGCCAAAATTGGGAATCTGCCTCCACAATTCCCTATATCCAAGAACAGCTCCCAGAACAAAAGCTGCCAGGACTGACAAGTCTGGCTGGCCTTGGCTTCCTGTGGGCTGGCACTCATGTGCCTTTGAAACACTGGGGCTCGGTGCTTTCCTTCCTAATGAAGAGAACTCTTCTTCCTATGCAGGCGCCCATGACCAAAATTGTGATTCCACCTCCAAAATGCCCTGAGTCCAAGGATAGCCCCTAGATGAAAGGTGCCAGGAGAGACAGGTCTGGCTGGCTTGGCCTAAGGGTGCTACCTCTCTTCTTCCAATTCACTTGGACTTGgtgcttttctttcctatgggaaaaaaacatccaTCTTGACAAGGCGCCCATGGCCGAAATTGGGATTCCATCTCCAAAACTCCATACATCCAAGGATTGCTCCCAAGTGAAAGGTGCCAGGACAGACAGGTCTGGAGGTCTGGCTGCCCTTGGCCTCTTGGGTGCTGCCTCTCACCTGGTTTCAAAACACTGGGGCTCAGTGCTTTCCTTCCAAAGGGAAAGAACCATCCTTATCTacacagaagcagctgaaatttgGATTCCACCCTCAAAATTCCCTATATATCCAAGTGTTGCTTTTAGTCAAAAGATACTAGGACAGAGAGGTCTGGCTGGCCTGGGCCTCTGATGGCTCCCTTTCATCTGGCCCTGAAACACCGGTGTTCCGTGCTTCccttcctatggaaaagaaTCAGCCTTTTCCTCTGGGTGTCCATATCTGAAACTGGGATTCCACCTCTAAAATTCTGTATATCCAAGGGTTGCTCCCAGGCTAAATCTGGCTGTCCTTGGCCTGTGGTGACCGCCCCTACTACACTGGGGCTCGGTTCCTTCCTCCCTATGGAGATCACTGTGGCACTGTGGGGACTTCATGAAACCAAGGGGTCATTGTGGCACCACTGGACCCCATGAAACCAAGGGGCCGTGGTGACACAGTGGACCCAAGAGACCATTATGACTCTGTGGGGCCTTATGGTACCATGCAGACCATTCAGACCCTTCAGGGCCTCCTGTAACCAAGGGGACATGATGACACTTTAGGACCTCAAGGAAGCAAGGGACCATTGGCACACTGTGGGGCCACATGGAAGTGAGGGAACATGGAACAGGTCTAGCTGGCTTGGCATCCCAAGGGCCACCTGACAGGTCTGGCTGATCATGGAATGTCAAGGGCTGCCTCTcatcagctcctggagcactggggctctgtgttttccttgctaTGGAAAAGACTCGTCCATCTTTTCAGATGCCCATTGCCAAGATTGGTACTCTCCCTAAAAAATTTCTTGTGTGCAAGGCTATCTCCCAGAAAACAGCCGGCCAGCTCTGGCTGGCCTTGGCCTCTGGTGGTCACCTTGCAGGTGCCAGGAAACTCTGGGGCTCTGTTTCTTCCTATGGAAAAGAACTAGCCTTCTCATTAAGGGGCTATGgccaaaattggaatttggccCCCCAAATTCCATATATCCAAGGATTGCTCCCAGACAAAACCAGCCAGGACACACAGGTTGTGCTAGCCCTGTCCTCTGCTGATTTTCCTGGACTATGAGCAGAATGTTTTCAATTGCAAACACCTTGGAGAGGGCCCAGGGATGTCCCAAGGTGGAGTTTTGAGGCCTTGGGTACATGACCATTACATACGGGCAAAGAAGCTCTGTGCTCAGTGGGGTGGAGACTGAGGACAGTGGAGGAGAGCCATGAGAGTGTTTAAAGAGCATTTTCAGAGATAGTGGATCCTTTTCACATAGTGGAAAGcagccagagaaagaaagaattaattGCAAGAGCAGCTGGGGAAGTCCAGACTGGACACCAGGAGAAGGGAATttccctcccagggcagggctgtggtacAACACATCCCCCAGtaggagcctggagcagcccaaggctctgtgtgcccaggcagaggcaggcaggatgcAGAGCTGTCAACAAAGGAAGGGGCCAGTGAGGTGGGGCAGCCAGGGGAtgacgacagcctgcagggacagaggcacagggcatggacaccgtaggacagcctgggctggagagggcacagggatgggcagcagctgaaaggccctgaTAGAGacaactcctgcagcactttggccatggctgctggccctggcactgAGGCCAGGAGGGGACAAGTGACCCTTGCAGGCCTGGGGCCTCATTGCccccttgtccctgctcagcagcctggcaggggccgccccatggtgctgcctttggcattgcacatccccacatcccagtgccccgggaagagccctgagcaaggagggagggacaggatctgccttgccaggggctggagctgagggctTGGACatttgcattcctgaaacacatccaggtttGCTCAGCATCAGAGACCCCTTTTCCTTGTTTGTCCTCACCAGTCCACAGTACTTGCAGTGTTCTGCTTAACTAGAACCTGGGGACACTTTCCTATGAGTTGTGTCCCTCAGTGGGACTCATTAAAAGTTCAAGAAACTTCGGACTTTGAATCTGACTGTGAGTTCTTGAGAAGATTTTTGAGCACACTCTGAGGGACTGAGTCTGGTGTAAACAGCACCAAAGTCCCAAGAGGGTcattaaagtccttgtgctctgtctgtgctgctgagctgggctgggctcctggcacagaggaagCTCCTGGCAACCAAGAAGAGCTTGAAAAAGACAcatctgaggagcagctcctttcccagcccagcagggctgagggcatTACTTGCAGGTACCTGAGAGCAGTGAAGCAGACAGAAGCTTAAAGCAGCTGGGAGGACAATTCTGAGATTATTCGTGGCGAAATCTTCACAACTTTTGACACAGTCagtccctggctgcagggatctcctAAAGCTGACCCCTGACAGGACTGACATGACTGTAaggatggctctgctgctgttcctggtttgggggaggatgtgctccagagcagggctgcactgAGCACcgtcagagggacagggcaggatggctcctgctgccagggacggcTGCAGGGAgtgaagctggggctgcagccaggggtgcccagggctgttctgcagagcagctcctgcagtcctGAGGGCTCCTGGCCAGGCCAGGGGATCTGcctcctgccaggggcagctctcagcctgcctgggaaCTCCCCATGGATGGTggacaggagctgtgggtgtAAGGAGTGACTCTTGCCagggcaggtcctgctgctgtggagagggtgctgtgtgggccagggctgctcacaACTCCAGCTCATGTCCAGGTCATTCCCAAGGGGACTTTTCATGAGCTCATTCAGGGCAGAGGTTTCCTGCTTGAGTCTCTGCTTTCCTGACTCTGTGCTCCCACTTTTCCCTAGTTCAGCTTGTCCTCCCGTGGCAATGGAAACTCAGGTgcgcagggcagagcaggggctgaggctCTTAAACCATCACACTGAGTTTTCCTGGGAAGCTCAGCAagtgcctccagctccccagcctccaGATCCATGCAGCATCCCCTTTCCATGGTGCCCAGGCCTGGGGGAGCTGTTCTTTAATCCCTGCAGCCCCGAGcacctgcagggcagagctggccctggggctgggctgggctctggcagcactggcagggaaggagcccggggccacaggaacagctcaggctgggacagctccagcagcagagccatgggcagggagggagggaggcagcactgagggaagccctgctgcaggggagatgtggcacctgccggccctgccctgcagggcacacactgccctgagcagcacagctcttgtgtcccctcccagccagcacagccctcagcccaGGGGCTCGGGGCCCTCAGTCCCCTCTGGGGccggcagagcagccccagagatgAAGAGCATTTCTCCTGCCATGTGCCCattcctgctgagcagggccTGAGGGCCAcagtcctgcactgctgctgcctgggaggggctgtgcagggctgggatgggaaaggcttttcctcagAGCCCAGgtctctctctccttgccttgccCAGGTGATCCTGGCTTTGCTGACGGGCTCTCTGGGAAtggcagttccagctgcaggctcaggcccaggccttgggctcctcctgtgcaggcagagcacagcaatggggtgtcccagctccctctgccccggggagctctgggcagggcaggctggaggctgggaatgagctgactctcctccagcagtgccatggacaGGACCCTGGGTGTGTCCTGGGGATGCCATCCAAGCTGTGAGCTGCCTCCAGGAGACACTGGGGGACAGGAGTGTCCTTGGCCAGGAGTGGGGCTGAGACTCTGAGAAAGGCTGAGCcagtttgctctgctgtggctccctctgctctcagctgtgtcagGCTGATTTTCAGGGGAACACAGGGACTGCCCTGGATCTCagaaagggcagctggggacagatggagtgacagagcagctcccttcACCCTTCACTGAATTCCAGCCAGTGCTCTTGCCTTGCACAGTTCTCTCTgatctccctgggcacagcaggaaaccCTCTCCAACTGCCTTTGGCCATCACCGTTCCttagccctggcacaggagatactgccaagctcctctgcctcaggagcAGTTTGGGCTGGTGAAGTCCCACCCCAGGACtggcccctgtccctgttcccatgaccccagtgctgcagagcagagctgatccCTGGGTGTCCatgggcagagcccctgctcGTCACAGCAACGGGGCCAGattccagcagagctccaggcatggggatgaaggaagggctctgagaaaaggaaaattgggTGGCACAGAGCATCAGGGGTAGGGATGGGAAAAGGGACTTGGACATTACTCAGCAGTGTCTGCCTTGACTTATCACTGTGTCCTGCTTCAACAGGTTCCCGTTGGCCAGGCATGgcaaatgtccaacagcagctccatcagccacttcctcctgctgccattggcagacacgcggcagctgcagctcctgcacttctgcctcttcctgggcatctccctggctgccctcctgggcaacggcctcatcatcagcgccgtagcctgcggccacctcctgcacacgcccatgttcttcttcctgctcaacctggccctcaccgacctgggctccatcctcaccactgtgcccaaagccatgcacaattccctctgggataCCAGGATCATCTCCTacacaggatgtgctgcacaagtctttctgattttcttcttctttggtTCAGAGCTCGCGCTTCTCACCGTCATGTGCTATGACCGCtacgtgtccatctgcaaacccctgcactacgggaccctcctgggcagcagagcttgtgccaacatggcagcagctgcctgggccagtgcctttctctaTTCACTGCTGCACACggccaatacattttccctgcccctgtgctatggcaatgccctgggccagttcttctgtgaaatcccacagatcctcaagctctcctgctcacaTTCAAACCT
This genomic window from Hirundo rustica isolate bHirRus1 unplaced genomic scaffold, bHirRus1.pri.v3 scaffold_382_arrow_ctg1, whole genome shotgun sequence contains:
- the LOC120747993 gene encoding olfactory receptor 14J1-like, whose protein sequence is MSNSSSISHFLLLPLADTRQLQLLHFCLFLGISLAALLGNGLIISAVACGHLLHTPMFFFLLNLALTDLGSILTTVPKAMHNSLWDTRIISYTGCAAQVFLIFFFFGSELALLTVMCYDRYVSICKPLHYGTLLGSRACANMAAAAWASAFLYSLLHTANTFSLPLCYGNALGQFFCEIPQILKLSCSHSNLRELGLLAVSACLVLGCFVFIVFSYVQIFRAVLRISSEQGRHKAFSTCLPHLAVLSLFLSTSIFAYLKPPSISSPSLDLALSVLYSVVPPALNPLIYSLRNQELKAAVWRLMTGCFLEH